The Sebastes umbrosus isolate fSebUmb1 chromosome 19, fSebUmb1.pri, whole genome shotgun sequence genome has a segment encoding these proteins:
- the LOC119478479 gene encoding membrane-associated phosphatidylinositol transfer protein 2-like isoform X4 — protein MLIKEYRIPMPMSVEEYRIAQLYMIQKKSREESCGEGSGVEILENKPYEDGPGGSGQYTHKVYHIGKHIPSWFCAILPQAALRVEEESWNAYPYTRTRYTCPFVEKFSIDIETYYKPDTGNQVDVFNMSSAEKRQRTVDPIDIVKDYIPPHEYLVEEDPKLYQSVKTKRGPLSDDWIEEINQDPAESAVMCAYKLCKVEFRYWGMQSKIERFIHDVGLRKVMVRAHRQAWCWQDEWYGLTIEDIRTLELETQLALAKKMAQFSLSEEGGTETNGSSVSQDQEQGAETAGSAAEAEGGGGGKLGDSLETRGELTKQWSTSSRSSNRSSKRGGSPSHQSISEWRMQSIARDSEDSTDDEFFDAHEDFSDNEEMFNKEITKWSSNDLMDKIETTEVDEAQETLYQESGGEYAAMSNEERQMEDCSSQQCLQPAKTHVLVLVLHGGNILDTGSGEQSSKQADVNTLSGAFKTVMGVHYPAALGRIAIRMVPCPAVCVDAFSLVSNLSPYSYDEGCLSSSQDHIPLAALPLLATAAPQYQDAVAAVILRANQVYSDFVKSLEGASFSGQVCVIGDCVGGILGFDALCSSSVTVSESQNSSRRGSAISVQDTDLLSPGIIINSVSPSLEGSRHLSRSNIDIPRCSGPDDPKRQLPRKRSDSSTYELDTIKHHQAFLSSLHSSVLHGEPGSRRSSSSTMLEGGSLGKFDFEVTDFFMFGSPLGLVLALRKTVVPSLDVANLRPACQQVYNLFHPADPSASRLEPLLDKRFYLLPPFSVPRYQRFPLGDGHSALLVETVQSNPQLLMDAVGAVSHRCLDSTVNETSIPVPVLNWQLHTDTDSLHSHIFVDGQFPSSTSPGVPHLRYNRRASEASIASQVSGLADSYTVSNIATIASRWWGSKRMDYALYCPDALTAFPTVALPHLFHASYWESTDVVSFLLRQVMRHENSSILELDGKEVSEFTPSKPREKWLRKRTHVKIRNVTANHRVNDAVFTEDGAQMVMGRFMYGPLDMVTLTGEKIDIHIMTQPPSGEWVYFNTELTNSSGRVSYVIPESKKLGIGVYPVKMVVRGDHTVADSYLSIVPRGTEFVVFSIDGSFAASVSIMGSDPKVRAGAVDVVRYWQDLGYLIVYVTGRPDMQKQRVVAWLSQHNFPHGIVSFCDGLVHDPLRHKANFLKCLINEAYMRIFAAYGSTKDISVYSSIGLPPSHIYIVGRPTKKMQHQCQFIPDGYASHLSQLEYNQRSRPAKSASTRMVLRKSSFGLGATGGEFLRKRNHIFRTISQQPGAPGSASPSQPGRTERTQSQCEVERDRVVGAATQRSMSIAAGCWGRSGSTKEGSGGLLGPK, from the exons AAAAAGAGCCGAGAGGAGAGCTGTGGCGAGGGCAGCGGCGTGGAGATCCTGGAGAACAAGCCTTACGAGGACGGCCCCGGAGGCTCGGGTCAGTACACACACAAGGTCTACCACATCGGCAAACACATCCCGTCCTGGTTCTGTGCCATCCTGCCTCAAGCTGCCCTCCGAGTGGAGGAGGAGTCCTGGAACGCCTACCCCTATACACGAACCCG gTATACCTGTCCCTTTGTAGAGAAATTCTCAATAGACATCGAGACGTATTATAAACCAGATACTGGAAACCAAGTGGACGTCTTCAATATGTCTTCTGCTGAGAAGAGACAGAGGACTGTAG ACCCCATAGACATCGTGAAGGACTACATCCCTCCTCACGAGTACCTGGTGGAAGAAGACCCCAAACTGTATCAGTCAGTGAAAACCAAACGGGGTCCGCTGTCAGACGACTGGATCGAGGAGATCAACCAGGATCCGGCTGAAAGCGCCGTCATGTGCGCCTACAAGCTCTGCAAAGTGGAGTTCAGATACTGGGGCATGCAGTCCAAGATCGAACGCTTCATACACGACGTGG GTCTGCGTAAAGTGATGGTTCGAGCCCACCGGCAGGCGTGGTGCTGGCAGGACGAGTGGTACGGCCTGACCATCGAGGACATCAGGACGCTGGAGCTGGAGACGCAGCTGGCTTTAGCCAAGAAGATGGCCCAGTTCAGCCTCAGCGAAGAGGGGGGAACGGAGACCAACGGCTCCTCCGTCAGCCAGGACCAGGAGCAGGGAGCCGAGACCGCCGGATCGGCTGCGGAGGCagaaggaggcggaggagggaAGCTGGGAGATTCTCTGGAGACACGAGGGGAGCTCACCAAGCAGTGGTCAACGTCCTCTAGATCCTCCAACAGGTCGTCCAAGAGAGGCG ggaGTCCATCTCACCAGAGCATTTCAGAGTGGAGGATGCAGAGCATCGCCCGCGACTCAGAGGACAGCACAGACGACGAGTTCTTCGATGCTCACG AGGACTTTTCTGACAACGAGGAGATGTTTAACAAGGAGATCACCAAGTGGAGCTCCAACGATCTGATGGACAAGATAGAAACAACAGAGGTGGATGAAGCACAAG AAACGTTGTATCAGGAGTCGGGCGGGGAGTACGCCGCGATGAGTAATGAGGAGAGGCAGATGGAG GATTGTTCGTCCCAGCAGTGTCTCCAGCCCGCCAAAACTCACGTCCTCGTTCTGGTCCTGCACGGAGGCAACATCCTGGACACTGGCTCTG GTGAACAGAGCAGCAAGCAGGCCGACGTGAACACGCTGAGTGGAGCTTTTAAGACGGTGATGGGGGTCCATTACCCGGCAGCGTTGGGCCGCATCGCCATCCGGATGGTCCCGTGTCCCGCCGTGTGTGTCGACGCATTCTCGCTAGTCTCCAA CCTCAGCCCTTACAGCTACGACGAGGGCTGCCTGTCCAGCAGTCAGGATCACATCCCGCTGGCTGCTCTGCCTCTCTTGGCTACAGCTGCACCACAGTACCAAGACGCCGTAGCAGCCGTCATCTTACGAGCCAATCAGGTGTATAGCGACTTCGTGAAGTCTCTGGAGGGGGCGTCTTTTAGTGGCCAG GTGTGTGTTATTGGGGACTGTGTCGGAGGCATCCTGGGGTTTgatgctctgtgcagcagctcgGTGACGGTGTCAGAGAGCCAAAACAGCAGCAGACGGGGCAGTGCCATCAGTGTTCAG GACACAGACCTCCTCTCTCCAGGTATCATCATAAACAGTGTCTCTCCGTCCCTCGAGGGAAGCCGCCATCTCAGCCGCAGCAACATCGACATCCCTCGCTGCTCGGGGCCCGACGACCCCAAGAGACAACTTCCACGCAAGCGCAGCGACTCGTCCACGTACGAGCTGGACACCATCAAACACCACCAGGCCTTCCTGTCCAG TCTTCACTCCAGCGTGCTCCACGGCGAGCCCGGGTCGCGgcgctccagcagcagcaccatgcTGGAAGGAGGCTCTCTGGGAAAGTTTGACTTCGAGGTGACGGACTTCTTCATGTTCGGCTCTCCTCTGGGGCTGGTGCTCGCGCTGAGGAAGACCGTGGTGCCCTCGTTAGATG TGGCGAATCTGCGTCCGGCCTGTCAGCAGGTTTACAACCTGTTTCATCCAGCCGACCCGTCGGCCTCCCGCCTCGAGCCTCTCCTGGACAAGCGGTTCTACCTGCTGCCTCCCTTCAGCGTCCCTCGCTACCAGCGCTTTCCTCTGGGCGACGGACACTCGGCTCTGTTGG TTGAGACGGTGCAGAGTAACCCTCAGCTTCTGATGGACGCCGTTGGTGCCGTTTCCCACCGATGTCTGGACAGCACCGTCAACGAGACCTCCATCCCCGTACCCGTCCTCAACTGGCAGCTCCACACAGACA CGGATTCTCTTCACTCACATATCTTTGTGGACGGCCAGTTCCCATCGTCCACGTCACCGGGGGTCCCTCACCTTCGCTACAACCGCCGGGCCAGCGAGGCCAGCATCGCCAGCCAGGTGTCAGGCCTAGCCGACTCCTACACCGTCTCCAACATCGCCACCA TTGCCTCTCGGTGGTGGGGCAGTAAGAGGATGGACTACGCCCTGTACTGCCCCGACGCCCTGACGGCGTTTCCCACCGTGGCTCTGCCTCATCTCTTCCACGCCTCCTACTGGGAGTCTACCGATGTCGTCTCCTTCCTACTCAGACAG GTGATGAGACATGAGAACTCCAGTATTTTGGAGCTGGATGGTAAAGAAGTGTCTGAATTCACTCCGTCCAAACCTCGAGAAAAGTGGCTCCGCAAGAGGACTCATGTTAAAATCAGG AACGTGACAGCCAACCACCGAGTGAACGACGCCGTATTCACAGAGGACGGCGCCCAGATGGTGATGGGACGTTTCATGTACGGCCCTCTGGACATGGTCACCCTCACTGGAGAGAAG ATTGACATCCACATCATGACCCAGCCTCCCTCTGGAGAGTGGGTGTACTTCAACACGGAGCTCACCAACAGCAGCGGACGCGTCTCTTATGTCATCCCTGAGAGCAAAAAGCTGGGCATCGGGGTGTATCCCGTCAAAATGGTGGTCAG gGGCGACCATACAGTTGCAGACAGCTATCTCTCTATCGTACCACGAGGAACCGAGTTCGTCGTGTTCAGTATTGACGGGTCGTTTGCTGCCAGTGTGTCTATAATGGGCAGCGACCCAAAGGTTCGAGCTGGAGCTGTGGATGTGGTGAG ATACTGGCAGGACTTGGGCTACTTGATCGTGTACGTAACGGGTCGTCCtgacatgcagaagcagcgcgTGGTGGCCTGGCTCTCTCAGCATAACTTCCCTCACGGCATCGTCTCCTTCTGCGACGGGCTGGTTCACGACCCGCTCCGACACAAGGCCAACTTCCTCAAATGCCTCATCAACGAG GCCTACATGAGGATCTTCGCCGCCTACGGCTCCACCAAGGACATCTCTGTGTACTCGTCTATCGGCCTGCCTCCGTCACACATCTACATCGTGGGACGGCCCACCAAGAAGATGCAGCACCAGTGTCAG TTCATCCCGGACGGCTACGCCTCCCACCTGTCCCAGCTGGAGTACAACCAGAGGTCTCGCCCCGCCAAGTCCGCCAGCACCCGCATGGTCCTCCGCAAGAGCAGCTTCGGTCTGGGTGCCACCGGAGGAGAGTTCCTCCGCAAGCGCAACCACATCTTCCGCACCATCTCTCAGCAGCCCGGAGCGCCGGGGTCGGCCTCCCCCAGCCAGCCGGGCCGGACCGAGCGAACCCAGAGCCAGTGCGAGGTGGAACGGGACCGAGTGGTCGGGGCGGCGACCCAGAGGAGCATGAGCATAGCAGCGGGGTGCTGGGGCCGCAGCGGGAGCACCAAGGAGGGCAGCGGAGGGTTACTCGGCCCGAAATAA
- the LOC119478479 gene encoding membrane-associated phosphatidylinositol transfer protein 2-like isoform X2, with protein sequence MLIKEYRIPMPMSVEEYRIAQLYMIQKKSREESCGEGSGVEILENKPYEDGPGGSGQYTHKVYHIGKHIPSWFCAILPQAALRVEEESWNAYPYTRTRYTCPFVEKFSIDIETYYKPDTGNQVDVFNMSSAEKRQRTVDPIDIVKDYIPPHEYLVEEDPKLYQSVKTKRGPLSDDWIEEINQDPAESAVMCAYKLCKVEFRYWGMQSKIERFIHDVGLRKVMVRAHRQAWCWQDEWYGLTIEDIRTLELETQLALAKKMAQFSLSEEGGTETNGSSVSQDQEQGAETAGSAAEAEGGGGGKLGDSLETRGELTKQWSTSSRSSNRSSKRGGSPSHQSISEWRMQSIARDSEDSTDDEFFDAHEDFSDNEEMFNKEITKWSSNDLMDKIETTEVDEAQETLYQESGGEYAAMSNEERQMEDCSSQQCLQPAKTHVLVLVLHGGNILDTGSGEQSSKQADVNTLSGAFKTVMGVHYPAALGRIAIRMVPCPAVCVDAFSLVSNLSPYSYDEGCLSSSQDHIPLAALPLLATAAPQYQDAVAAVILRANQVYSDFVKSLEGASFSGQVCVIGDCVGGILGFDALCSSSVTVSESQNSSRRGSAISVQDTDLLSPGIIINSVSPSLEGSRHLSRSNIDIPRCSGPDDPKRQLPRKRSDSSTYELDTIKHHQAFLSSLHSSVLHGEPGSRRSSSSTMLEGGSLGKFDFEVTDFFMFGSPLGLVLALRKTVVPSLDVANLRPACQQVYNLFHPADPSASRLEPLLDKRFYLLPPFSVPRYQRFPLGDGHSALLVETVQSNPQLLMDAVGAVSHRCLDSTVNETSIPVPVLNWQLHTDTDSLHSHIFVDGQFPSSTSPGVPHLRYNRRASEASIASQVSGLADSYTVSNIATTLKREPSQAKRPGLLSQLALPYNRFSPRRPSSRSRKTRQVFPKPNGVESEQSSDVSSDVISDVTSDVSSDFTDVTSYITDISSAPPSPGVLRNIEKVASRWWGSKRMDYALYCPDALTAFPTVALPHLFHASYWESTDVVSFLLRQVMRHENSSILELDGKEVSEFTPSKPREKWLRKRTHVKIRNVTANHRVNDAVFTEDGAQMVMGRFMYGPLDMVTLTGEKIDIHIMTQPPSGEWVYFNTELTNSSGRVSYVIPESKKLGIGVYPVKMVVRGDHTVADSYLSIVPRGTEFVVFSIDGSFAASVSIMGSDPKVRAGAVDVVRYWQDLGYLIVYVTGRPDMQKQRVVAWLSQHNFPHGIVSFCDGLVHDPLRHKANFLKCLINEAYMRIFAAYGSTKDISVYSSIGLPPSHIYIVGRPTKKMQHQCQFIPDGYASHLSQLEYNQRSRPAKSASTRMVLRKSSFGLGATGGEFLRKRNHIFRTISQQPGAPGSASPSQPGRTERTQSQCEVERDRVVGAATQRSMSIAAGCWGRSGSTKEGSGGLLGPK encoded by the exons AAAAAGAGCCGAGAGGAGAGCTGTGGCGAGGGCAGCGGCGTGGAGATCCTGGAGAACAAGCCTTACGAGGACGGCCCCGGAGGCTCGGGTCAGTACACACACAAGGTCTACCACATCGGCAAACACATCCCGTCCTGGTTCTGTGCCATCCTGCCTCAAGCTGCCCTCCGAGTGGAGGAGGAGTCCTGGAACGCCTACCCCTATACACGAACCCG gTATACCTGTCCCTTTGTAGAGAAATTCTCAATAGACATCGAGACGTATTATAAACCAGATACTGGAAACCAAGTGGACGTCTTCAATATGTCTTCTGCTGAGAAGAGACAGAGGACTGTAG ACCCCATAGACATCGTGAAGGACTACATCCCTCCTCACGAGTACCTGGTGGAAGAAGACCCCAAACTGTATCAGTCAGTGAAAACCAAACGGGGTCCGCTGTCAGACGACTGGATCGAGGAGATCAACCAGGATCCGGCTGAAAGCGCCGTCATGTGCGCCTACAAGCTCTGCAAAGTGGAGTTCAGATACTGGGGCATGCAGTCCAAGATCGAACGCTTCATACACGACGTGG GTCTGCGTAAAGTGATGGTTCGAGCCCACCGGCAGGCGTGGTGCTGGCAGGACGAGTGGTACGGCCTGACCATCGAGGACATCAGGACGCTGGAGCTGGAGACGCAGCTGGCTTTAGCCAAGAAGATGGCCCAGTTCAGCCTCAGCGAAGAGGGGGGAACGGAGACCAACGGCTCCTCCGTCAGCCAGGACCAGGAGCAGGGAGCCGAGACCGCCGGATCGGCTGCGGAGGCagaaggaggcggaggagggaAGCTGGGAGATTCTCTGGAGACACGAGGGGAGCTCACCAAGCAGTGGTCAACGTCCTCTAGATCCTCCAACAGGTCGTCCAAGAGAGGCG ggaGTCCATCTCACCAGAGCATTTCAGAGTGGAGGATGCAGAGCATCGCCCGCGACTCAGAGGACAGCACAGACGACGAGTTCTTCGATGCTCACG AGGACTTTTCTGACAACGAGGAGATGTTTAACAAGGAGATCACCAAGTGGAGCTCCAACGATCTGATGGACAAGATAGAAACAACAGAGGTGGATGAAGCACAAG AAACGTTGTATCAGGAGTCGGGCGGGGAGTACGCCGCGATGAGTAATGAGGAGAGGCAGATGGAG GATTGTTCGTCCCAGCAGTGTCTCCAGCCCGCCAAAACTCACGTCCTCGTTCTGGTCCTGCACGGAGGCAACATCCTGGACACTGGCTCTG GTGAACAGAGCAGCAAGCAGGCCGACGTGAACACGCTGAGTGGAGCTTTTAAGACGGTGATGGGGGTCCATTACCCGGCAGCGTTGGGCCGCATCGCCATCCGGATGGTCCCGTGTCCCGCCGTGTGTGTCGACGCATTCTCGCTAGTCTCCAA CCTCAGCCCTTACAGCTACGACGAGGGCTGCCTGTCCAGCAGTCAGGATCACATCCCGCTGGCTGCTCTGCCTCTCTTGGCTACAGCTGCACCACAGTACCAAGACGCCGTAGCAGCCGTCATCTTACGAGCCAATCAGGTGTATAGCGACTTCGTGAAGTCTCTGGAGGGGGCGTCTTTTAGTGGCCAG GTGTGTGTTATTGGGGACTGTGTCGGAGGCATCCTGGGGTTTgatgctctgtgcagcagctcgGTGACGGTGTCAGAGAGCCAAAACAGCAGCAGACGGGGCAGTGCCATCAGTGTTCAG GACACAGACCTCCTCTCTCCAGGTATCATCATAAACAGTGTCTCTCCGTCCCTCGAGGGAAGCCGCCATCTCAGCCGCAGCAACATCGACATCCCTCGCTGCTCGGGGCCCGACGACCCCAAGAGACAACTTCCACGCAAGCGCAGCGACTCGTCCACGTACGAGCTGGACACCATCAAACACCACCAGGCCTTCCTGTCCAG TCTTCACTCCAGCGTGCTCCACGGCGAGCCCGGGTCGCGgcgctccagcagcagcaccatgcTGGAAGGAGGCTCTCTGGGAAAGTTTGACTTCGAGGTGACGGACTTCTTCATGTTCGGCTCTCCTCTGGGGCTGGTGCTCGCGCTGAGGAAGACCGTGGTGCCCTCGTTAGATG TGGCGAATCTGCGTCCGGCCTGTCAGCAGGTTTACAACCTGTTTCATCCAGCCGACCCGTCGGCCTCCCGCCTCGAGCCTCTCCTGGACAAGCGGTTCTACCTGCTGCCTCCCTTCAGCGTCCCTCGCTACCAGCGCTTTCCTCTGGGCGACGGACACTCGGCTCTGTTGG TTGAGACGGTGCAGAGTAACCCTCAGCTTCTGATGGACGCCGTTGGTGCCGTTTCCCACCGATGTCTGGACAGCACCGTCAACGAGACCTCCATCCCCGTACCCGTCCTCAACTGGCAGCTCCACACAGACA CGGATTCTCTTCACTCACATATCTTTGTGGACGGCCAGTTCCCATCGTCCACGTCACCGGGGGTCCCTCACCTTCGCTACAACCGCCGGGCCAGCGAGGCCAGCATCGCCAGCCAGGTGTCAGGCCTAGCCGACTCCTACACCGTCTCCAACATCGCCACCA CACTCAAACGTGAACCCAGCCAGGCTAAAAGGCCCGGCCTGCTGTCCCAGCTGGCTCTCCCCTACAATAGGTTTTCCCCTCGCCGGCCGTCCTCGCGGTCACGAAAGACCCGCCAGGTGTTCCCAAAACCCAACGGCGTGGAGTCTGAGCAGAGCTCGGACGTTAGCTCTGACGTGATCTCTGACGTGACCTCTGACGTGAGCTCTGACTTCACCGATGTCACGTCTTACATCACAGACATCAGCTCGGCTCCCCCGTCACCCGGGGTGCTGAGGAACATAGAGAAAG TTGCCTCTCGGTGGTGGGGCAGTAAGAGGATGGACTACGCCCTGTACTGCCCCGACGCCCTGACGGCGTTTCCCACCGTGGCTCTGCCTCATCTCTTCCACGCCTCCTACTGGGAGTCTACCGATGTCGTCTCCTTCCTACTCAGACAG GTGATGAGACATGAGAACTCCAGTATTTTGGAGCTGGATGGTAAAGAAGTGTCTGAATTCACTCCGTCCAAACCTCGAGAAAAGTGGCTCCGCAAGAGGACTCATGTTAAAATCAGG AACGTGACAGCCAACCACCGAGTGAACGACGCCGTATTCACAGAGGACGGCGCCCAGATGGTGATGGGACGTTTCATGTACGGCCCTCTGGACATGGTCACCCTCACTGGAGAGAAG ATTGACATCCACATCATGACCCAGCCTCCCTCTGGAGAGTGGGTGTACTTCAACACGGAGCTCACCAACAGCAGCGGACGCGTCTCTTATGTCATCCCTGAGAGCAAAAAGCTGGGCATCGGGGTGTATCCCGTCAAAATGGTGGTCAG gGGCGACCATACAGTTGCAGACAGCTATCTCTCTATCGTACCACGAGGAACCGAGTTCGTCGTGTTCAGTATTGACGGGTCGTTTGCTGCCAGTGTGTCTATAATGGGCAGCGACCCAAAGGTTCGAGCTGGAGCTGTGGATGTGGTGAG ATACTGGCAGGACTTGGGCTACTTGATCGTGTACGTAACGGGTCGTCCtgacatgcagaagcagcgcgTGGTGGCCTGGCTCTCTCAGCATAACTTCCCTCACGGCATCGTCTCCTTCTGCGACGGGCTGGTTCACGACCCGCTCCGACACAAGGCCAACTTCCTCAAATGCCTCATCAACGAG GCCTACATGAGGATCTTCGCCGCCTACGGCTCCACCAAGGACATCTCTGTGTACTCGTCTATCGGCCTGCCTCCGTCACACATCTACATCGTGGGACGGCCCACCAAGAAGATGCAGCACCAGTGTCAG TTCATCCCGGACGGCTACGCCTCCCACCTGTCCCAGCTGGAGTACAACCAGAGGTCTCGCCCCGCCAAGTCCGCCAGCACCCGCATGGTCCTCCGCAAGAGCAGCTTCGGTCTGGGTGCCACCGGAGGAGAGTTCCTCCGCAAGCGCAACCACATCTTCCGCACCATCTCTCAGCAGCCCGGAGCGCCGGGGTCGGCCTCCCCCAGCCAGCCGGGCCGGACCGAGCGAACCCAGAGCCAGTGCGAGGTGGAACGGGACCGAGTGGTCGGGGCGGCGACCCAGAGGAGCATGAGCATAGCAGCGGGGTGCTGGGGCCGCAGCGGGAGCACCAAGGAGGGCAGCGGAGGGTTACTCGGCCCGAAATAA